A part of Heliangelus exortis chromosome 3, bHelExo1.hap1, whole genome shotgun sequence genomic DNA contains:
- the COX20 gene encoding cytochrome c oxidase assembly protein COX20, mitochondrial, with protein sequence MADEGDNESRKSFKLLGFLDVKNVPCARESVLYGSVGSLVVGLGHFLATSRVRRSCDFAVGGFICTMLGYWFYCRYNLAQQRIRQRMIREGMKNKLLFEGSSLDPERKQTGNE encoded by the exons tCCTTTAAGCTCCTAGGATTTCTTGATGTTAAAAATGTCCCATGTGCACGAGAATCAGTGCTCTATGGCTCCGTGGGATCTTTAGTTGTGGGCCTTGGACATTTTTTAGCAACTA gTAGAGTTAGAAGATCTTGTGACTTTGCAGTTGGAGGCTTTATTTGCACAATGTTAGGATACTG GTTTTACTGCAGGTACAATTTGGCCCAACAGAGGATCCGACAAAGAATGATTAGAgaaggaatgaaaaacaaacttttATTTGAAGGCAGTTCTCTTgatccagaaagaaaacaaactggcAATGAATGA